The Fervidobacterium pennivorans DNA segment CTCGAACCCACAAGGACCGTAAGGTCCACCGATTTTCGAGACCGGCTCCTTAGCCAGTTCGGACACGCCTCCGTCCAGCAGTAGATAGTATACCATAGCTTTTGTAATTTTCAATATTTTAAAGTTTTGCAATAGGCTGAACCTTAATTACTTTTTGAGCTAGGGGTGGAGTCCATGGAAAACGCTCCAAAAATTCTGATTGTTGAAGATGACAGAAAACTTCGCCGACTTCTAGAGATGGAACTTGAACATGCAGGTTACAAAGTAGCTTCATTTGATAATGGTATAGATGCTCTTGAGAATTTCAAGCAATTAGCACCAGATTTAGTGATACTCGATATAATGCTTCCAGATATGGACGGTTATGAAATAGCGCAAAATCTAAGAAAACTTAGTCCAGATGTGCTAATCTTGATGCTCACAGCTCTTGGGATGAAAAAAGATAAACTTACAGGATTTGAGTCAGGAGCAGATGATTACCTTACAAAGCCTTTTGATAATGAAGAACTCTTAGCTCGTATTAAAGCACTTTTAAGAAGAAAGCATATCGATGTCTCAAGACCATACAGGATAGGTCGTTTAGAAATCTACGAAGATAGAAGAACTGTGTACTATGATGGTAAAGAAATTGACCTAACAAAAACTGAGTTTGAGTTGTTGATGTATTTAGTTAAAAACAGAAATCGAGCTGTTAGCAAAGAAGAAATACTAAATGCTGTTTGGGGCATAGATTATTATGGTTCAGACAACACTGTGGAGGTTTACATAAATTACCTCAGAAAAAAGCTCTCACCTGATTTGATAAAAACAGTGAGGGGAATAGGTTACAGACTGGTTGGTGAAGAACTTGAAACTAACCACTAAGCTTGCGCTTGTAAATACTTTTGCAACGGTCATTCTGGTTTCGTTCGTTTTAGGACTTACTTATCTATACTTCTACAAGCTCGCCATGAGACCTGTCCTTGAAGATTTTTCCAACCCCGGAAGGTTTGTAACCGTTGTTTCTACACCTTTTGGTAAGCAATACATTGTGTTAAGATGGGATGTATATGTTGCAGATTTGGAAGAACGGGTAGTAGTTAATGACCCATATGGAATAGGTCTAGTTGAAGAAACGGGGTTAAAGAAAATAGGAAATCGCTATTTTTACATGATGTCCGTTCAAAATGTGATAGTAGGAAAGGAAATAACTGCAGTAATCAGATTTCTCGAAAACATTCGGAAGCTTTTTATCCTCGCTATTTTGCTTCTTGCAATAGGTGTAGCAGTGTTTACTTACTTTCTGACAAGGAAGAACGTTAAAGAATTGAAGGAGTTCATAGCACAAATTGAATTGCTTGGTGGCACGGATGTTACAAAAAGAGTTGAGATGGCGACTACCACGTATGAATTGAAAGAGCTGGTTCAAAAGTTCAACGAATTGATGGAAAGAATAGAGAGGTCCTATAAAGCTCAAGAAGCTTTTGTTTCGGCCGTATCGCACGAATTAAGAACACCTGTTGCAACGTTGGTAGGTTATGTTAATATGCTTAAACGTTGGGGTATGAACAACGAGAATGTTTTGAGGGAGTCAGTTCAGGCAATAGAGGAAAGTAGTAAAGAGATAAAAGAAATAATTGAAAACATGCTATTGATTGCGAGGGTGGAAACTCTTACAGAAGAGAATATAGAGCTCAAAAGTTTTTGCTATGAATTACTGCAGCAGAAATTTAGAAACAGAAACCATGAATCTACCGATGTGGAAATTCGTGGAGAAGGAGTAATGAAAACAAATAGGGAAGGGCTGGGTATAATTTTGACGATATTGCTGGACAACGCTTTTAACCATGGAGCGCCTCCTTACTTAATTGAGATAAAAAATAACGAAATTGCCGTTGTCAACCATGGTGAAAAGATACCTGAAGAGGTTATTCCGAAAATCTTTGAGCGCTTCTTCAAAGGTGAGAAATCGACAGGAACTGGTTTGGGACTTTATATCGCAAACGAAATCGCTAAAAAATTGGGTTTAAAGATACAAGTTGATAGCACAGAAGAAAGGACTATCTTTAAGATAGTGAAAGACTGACAAGAAAACCGTAAAATAAATTCTGTTTTTGCCGATAATAATACAAGAGGTGATATGTATGACTATTTCTGGTATAAACAGCATTTTAGGACCCATGTACCATCAAATGTCCGTTGGAGTAAAGGGTGTATCAACTTCCGGACCATCTGTTTCTGACGTGAACCAGCAAGTTGAGCAAGCGAAAGAGCTTATGCTTAGAACTTTGGAATTCGCGTTTTACAAACAACAAGACATGAATCTCAAGCTTGTAAGGATTGCTGGTGAACTTTTTCAAGGTAAGAACCTTGATGTAACAGTGTAGTCAGGGATTATATTATGAATTAAACAACCCAATAAAGTTTGTTATACTTAGGAAAAAGCGGGTGTGTTTTTAACACACCCGCTTGATTTTTTGTTGTTTTGTGATTATTTCAAAAGTCCTTTCTTCTTGAGGAAGTCTGTAAGAATTTGGTCAAGTGTTGGTTCACCTATCTCTTGGAGTTCGTATCTAACTCTGACTGCAGGTTTGTTGAGTTTCAAAACCCTTCTCAAATCGATAGGTGTGCCTATTATAACGACTTCTGCATCAGACTTGTTGATTGTTTCCTCTAATTCTTTCATTTGCTTTTCACCATAACCCATCGCTGGAAGTATAACATCTAAGTGGCTGTATTTCTTGTATGTATCAACAATTGAACCAACTGCGAATGGTCTTGGGTCAATTATTTCTTTTGCTCCAAACCTCTTTGCTGCAACGTATCCGGCACCGTATCTCATATCACCATGTGTTAGGGTTGGACCATCTTCGACAACTAAGACCTTCTTCCCTCTTATCAATGATGGATCATCAACGAAGATTGGG contains these protein-coding regions:
- a CDS encoding response regulator transcription factor → MENAPKILIVEDDRKLRRLLEMELEHAGYKVASFDNGIDALENFKQLAPDLVILDIMLPDMDGYEIAQNLRKLSPDVLILMLTALGMKKDKLTGFESGADDYLTKPFDNEELLARIKALLRRKHIDVSRPYRIGRLEIYEDRRTVYYDGKEIDLTKTEFELLMYLVKNRNRAVSKEEILNAVWGIDYYGSDNTVEVYINYLRKKLSPDLIKTVRGIGYRLVGEELETNH
- a CDS encoding sensor histidine kinase, whose translation is MKNLKLTTKLALVNTFATVILVSFVLGLTYLYFYKLAMRPVLEDFSNPGRFVTVVSTPFGKQYIVLRWDVYVADLEERVVVNDPYGIGLVEETGLKKIGNRYFYMMSVQNVIVGKEITAVIRFLENIRKLFILAILLLAIGVAVFTYFLTRKNVKELKEFIAQIELLGGTDVTKRVEMATTTYELKELVQKFNELMERIERSYKAQEAFVSAVSHELRTPVATLVGYVNMLKRWGMNNENVLRESVQAIEESSKEIKEIIENMLLIARVETLTEENIELKSFCYELLQQKFRNRNHESTDVEIRGEGVMKTNREGLGIILTILLDNAFNHGAPPYLIEIKNNEIAVVNHGEKIPEEVIPKIFERFFKGEKSTGTGLGLYIANEIAKKLGLKIQVDSTEERTIFKIVKD